The following are encoded together in the uncultured Draconibacterium sp. genome:
- a CDS encoding AraC family transcriptional regulator: MKRKEGFPGQLSYIIPKATLEKLVQNPLFEDLYITDIGYYPRALYHYRERSEGINQSILIYNIDGYGYIKIAGTEYVLPPDHFIIIPQNRPHSYFSDKKNPWSIYWIHLAGIKSKFISNSFSQATPIERTNTSRINERLEMFGEIFKCLEMGYGIEILEYVNMCLPRLLASFTHIKQFRSINEPITSDPVALVINYMLENLKKKLSLGQLAREVNLSSSYFSRMFLKRTGFPPIDYFNQLKIQQSCRLLDNKELTVADVARELGFDDQFYFSRLFKKVMNQSPREYRKGRILTLY; the protein is encoded by the coding sequence ATGAAAAGAAAAGAAGGATTTCCGGGTCAACTAAGTTACATTATTCCTAAAGCAACACTCGAAAAACTCGTACAAAATCCCTTGTTTGAAGATTTATACATTACCGACATTGGCTATTACCCTCGCGCACTTTATCACTACAGGGAACGTTCGGAAGGAATTAATCAATCCATTTTAATTTATAATATCGACGGATATGGTTATATAAAAATTGCAGGCACTGAATATGTTCTTCCTCCCGATCACTTTATAATCATCCCTCAAAATAGGCCGCATTCTTACTTTTCAGATAAAAAAAATCCTTGGTCTATTTATTGGATTCATCTGGCTGGAATAAAATCAAAATTTATTTCGAATTCCTTTTCCCAGGCCACTCCTATCGAAAGAACGAATACCTCGCGAATTAATGAACGCCTGGAGATGTTTGGCGAGATTTTTAAATGCCTTGAAATGGGGTATGGTATTGAAATTTTGGAGTACGTAAATATGTGCCTGCCCCGCCTTTTGGCTTCTTTCACCCACATAAAACAGTTTCGAAGTATTAACGAGCCCATAACCAGCGATCCAGTTGCATTGGTTATCAACTACATGTTAGAAAATCTTAAGAAAAAATTGTCGCTTGGCCAACTGGCCCGTGAAGTGAATCTTTCCAGTTCTTATTTCTCAAGAATGTTTTTAAAAAGGACCGGATTCCCACCCATCGACTATTTTAATCAGCTAAAAATTCAACAATCCTGCCGGCTTCTGGACAATAAAGAACTTACTGTTGCCGATGTGGCCAGAGAGCTTGGATTTGACGACCAGTTCTATTTTTCAAGGCTATTTAAGAAAGTCATGAATCAATCACCCAGAGAATACAGAAAAGGACGAATTCTTACTTTATACTAA
- a CDS encoding TonB-dependent receptor — MLFTKSLRSGMLILISIFFSVGVAFAQQITIKGQVTAAGDEALPGVTVVVDGTVTGTITDIDGNYTLDVPDQSAVLIFSFVGFKTQKVPVGSQTTLNIRLEADVMGIDEVVVTGYSTQRKRDLTGAVAIVEAEELTAQPTGNVANQLQGRTAGVTVTGSGEPGETSSVRIRGFSSFENNDPLYIVDGVPTQDISSLNPNDVQSMSVLKDAGAASIYGSRASNGVIIVTTKKGSGGVKVSYSMYAGTQLAGKGPVDDLLTTQEYADLQWLVYANDGTSETHPIYGASSNASPTLPDWAANTNWYDELTNNAPIQNHDISLSGGNEKAKFFAGLGYFDQEGIFNHNWAKRYSARFNSEFKVLDGKLTVGENASIAHRSGVGVTNLGEGSPLQMGVYRSQSIIPVIIPEGQTIEGGATAHTFVPGDWGGTGIAPRLGNAGNVYANLYRDKDDVSQNLNFTGSMFANLEIIPGLNLKTTFGGQYYTGYYTNYTFATYENSENTATPAFTEGASFGGNWTWSTQLNYSKTFGDHSLSALVGYERNKLGMGRNVFGTRADYFSDDVDYRTLSNGATIQNAASSANTPVSLASEFAKLDYTFKEKYILSATIRRDGSSVFSEDTRYGVFPAFAGGWQLGDEDFMQDIEFISNLKIRGSWGTMGNQLAVSPMNAFYLYSGTKGYSDYDIGGTMNSAIQGFRLARIGNPDAKWETNVTTDIGFETLLFDGKIGLVFDWYSKQTKDLLFNPELPATSGNASAPYVNIASMSNKGMDIELRYKDNIGDLDFEIAGTVTTVNNEITALAEGVDYFDTDVNNRQSGAFNRNMVGHPMSAFYGYQVIGLFQNAADVSSSPTQDGAEPGFFKFQDTNGDGSITDDDRTWIGNPNPDFTYGLNIALNWKNFDLTAFIYGSYGNDIYNFNRFFLDFWPSFQGQKSKDLLYNSWTESNTGATTPKASNTSNFSTNTQTSSYYVEDGSYARLKNLTLGYTLPESLLSKVGIGSVRAYVQGVNLFTITNYSNLDPEIGVDADYGDSAYGVDTGNYPTVKQIIFGLNVSF, encoded by the coding sequence ATGCTATTTACCAAATCTTTAAGAAGTGGTATGCTAATACTTATTAGCATATTCTTCTCAGTTGGTGTTGCATTTGCGCAGCAAATCACCATTAAAGGACAGGTTACAGCAGCTGGAGACGAAGCTCTTCCCGGGGTAACCGTGGTTGTTGATGGCACTGTTACAGGTACCATTACGGATATTGATGGTAATTACACCCTCGATGTTCCCGATCAATCAGCTGTTCTTATCTTCTCTTTCGTTGGTTTCAAAACCCAAAAAGTTCCGGTTGGTTCTCAAACCACCCTTAACATTCGTTTGGAAGCAGACGTCATGGGGATCGACGAAGTAGTTGTTACCGGTTATTCTACTCAACGTAAAAGAGACCTTACCGGTGCAGTAGCTATTGTTGAAGCAGAAGAACTTACAGCACAACCAACCGGAAACGTAGCTAACCAGTTGCAGGGACGTACTGCAGGTGTTACGGTAACCGGTTCTGGTGAGCCAGGGGAAACGTCATCGGTAAGGATCAGAGGATTTAGTTCGTTTGAGAACAACGATCCATTGTACATCGTTGATGGTGTTCCCACTCAGGACATTTCCAGTTTAAACCCTAATGATGTTCAGTCAATGTCTGTACTTAAAGATGCGGGTGCTGCTTCCATTTACGGTTCACGTGCATCAAATGGTGTAATTATAGTAACTACAAAAAAAGGTTCGGGTGGTGTTAAAGTATCTTACAGCATGTACGCCGGTACTCAGTTAGCTGGCAAAGGTCCTGTTGACGACCTTTTAACAACTCAGGAATATGCCGACCTGCAGTGGCTAGTATATGCAAACGATGGCACGTCTGAGACTCATCCTATTTATGGTGCTTCTTCAAACGCATCCCCAACATTACCAGATTGGGCCGCGAATACCAACTGGTATGACGAATTAACCAATAATGCTCCTATCCAAAACCACGATATATCCCTGTCTGGTGGAAACGAAAAAGCCAAATTCTTTGCAGGTTTAGGATATTTTGATCAGGAAGGTATTTTCAACCACAACTGGGCAAAAAGATACAGCGCCCGTTTTAACTCAGAATTCAAGGTTTTAGATGGCAAATTAACTGTTGGCGAAAATGCATCAATCGCTCACCGTTCAGGTGTAGGTGTTACCAACCTTGGTGAAGGTAGCCCGCTTCAAATGGGTGTGTACAGATCGCAATCAATTATTCCGGTTATTATCCCGGAAGGACAAACCATAGAGGGTGGTGCTACTGCTCATACATTTGTTCCGGGAGACTGGGGAGGTACCGGTATAGCTCCACGTTTGGGTAACGCAGGTAACGTTTATGCAAACCTATACAGAGATAAGGATGATGTTAGCCAAAACCTGAACTTTACAGGAAGTATGTTTGCTAACCTGGAAATTATCCCTGGGCTGAATTTAAAAACAACTTTTGGTGGTCAGTATTACACCGGATACTACACAAACTATACTTTTGCTACTTACGAAAACTCAGAAAATACTGCCACGCCTGCTTTTACTGAAGGAGCTAGCTTTGGGGGAAACTGGACTTGGTCGACTCAATTAAATTACAGTAAGACTTTTGGCGACCACAGCCTTAGTGCACTGGTTGGTTACGAAAGAAACAAACTGGGCATGGGTCGTAATGTTTTCGGTACTCGTGCTGATTACTTCTCGGATGATGTTGATTACCGCACACTTTCTAATGGTGCAACTATCCAAAATGCTGCGTCAAGTGCCAACACCCCTGTTTCTCTGGCATCTGAATTTGCAAAATTGGATTACACATTTAAAGAAAAATACATTCTTAGTGCAACTATCCGTCGTGATGGTTCATCGGTATTTAGCGAAGACACCCGTTACGGAGTTTTCCCTGCATTTGCAGGAGGTTGGCAATTGGGTGATGAAGATTTTATGCAAGACATTGAATTTATCTCAAATTTAAAAATCAGAGGTTCGTGGGGAACCATGGGTAACCAACTGGCAGTATCTCCAATGAATGCGTTCTATTTGTACAGTGGTACAAAAGGATATTCTGATTATGATATTGGCGGTACCATGAATTCTGCTATTCAAGGATTCAGATTGGCACGAATTGGTAATCCTGATGCAAAATGGGAAACAAACGTGACAACCGATATAGGTTTTGAAACTTTATTGTTTGATGGTAAAATTGGACTGGTATTCGACTGGTATTCAAAACAAACCAAAGATCTGCTTTTCAATCCTGAATTGCCTGCAACCAGTGGTAATGCATCTGCTCCGTACGTAAACATTGCTTCCATGTCGAACAAAGGAATGGACATTGAATTGCGTTACAAAGACAACATTGGTGATCTTGACTTTGAAATAGCCGGTACAGTTACTACTGTAAATAACGAAATTACAGCTCTTGCCGAAGGCGTAGATTATTTCGACACTGATGTAAACAACCGTCAATCCGGAGCATTTAACCGAAATATGGTTGGTCATCCAATGTCGGCATTTTATGGATATCAGGTTATTGGTCTTTTCCAGAATGCTGCTGACGTATCATCTTCTCCGACACAAGATGGAGCAGAACCCGGTTTCTTTAAATTCCAGGATACCAACGGTGATGGCTCCATTACAGATGACGACAGAACCTGGATTGGAAATCCAAATCCAGACTTTACTTATGGTCTAAATATTGCGTTAAATTGGAAGAACTTCGATCTTACTGCCTTTATTTATGGATCGTATGGAAATGATATCTACAACTTTAACAGATTCTTCCTTGATTTCTGGCCATCGTTCCAGGGACAAAAAAGTAAGGATCTATTGTACAATAGCTGGACAGAAAGCAATACTGGTGCAACAACACCAAAAGCATCCAATACCTCTAACTTCTCTACCAATACGCAAACATCAAGCTACTACGTAGAAGATGGTTCGTATGCAAGATTGAAAAACCTTACTTTAGGTTACACCTTACCTGAGAGTCTTCTGTCAAAAGTTGGTATTGGTTCAGTTAGAGCATATGTACAGGGTGTTAACTTATTCACAATTACAAATTACAGCAACCTCGATCCTGAAATTGGTGTGGATGCAGATTATGGTGATAGTGCATATGGTGTTGACACAGGTAACTATCCAACTGTGAAACAAATTATTTTCGGACTTAATGTTTCGTTTTAA
- a CDS encoding sugar-binding domain-containing protein, giving the protein MKYFQYLFLLLAIWSCSSETKNTIDLSGEWQFKMDSLDVAISEKWYNQEFDESVILPGSMVENDKGMDITLQTKWTGGVRNPEWYKDPNYTPYLDLDAIHFPFWLQPLKKYTGAAWYRKTVTIPEEWNGEPVFLSLERPHWQSAVWVNGSKVGSQNSLGTPHVYNIGEFVRTGENSISICIDNRTDKIDVGENSHSVSDHTQTNWNGIVGKIELEKRNEVYFKQVDVFPDVQGKSIRIKSAVINTSSEEVEITVPVYAQLKNTDVKTGKETFRFTVTPGENILSMTYKLGEDVLLWDEFNPNVYLLSLQLQSKSGTDELTETFGLRDFKVKGTRFAINERPVFLRGTLECAAFPKTGYPPTEPEYWAKIYKAVKGHGLNHVRFHSWCPPEAAFNVADEMGVYLQVECSSWANQSTRLGSGLPIDQYVWDESKQIVKEYGNHPSFVMMTYGNEPGGPEYTKYLTDFVNYWKAEDARRVYTGAAGWPVLDVNQYHNLPQPRIQGWGEELNSLINAEAPKTDYDWGNKLPGDGKPVVSHEIGQWCVYPNFKEIEKYTGVLKAKNFELFRESLNAHHMGELADSFLMASGKLQALCYKADIEAALRTPGFAGFQLLGLYDFPGQGTALVGVLDAFWEEKGYISPEEFSAFCNTTVPLARLEKRIFTEGETMSAKIEVAHFGEAPLMNINPEWTISSKGEVVANGTLGQRNIEIGNAISLGNVVYQFPQENSPRKLTLSVSVGDFANSWDIWVYPENKETKNDQIKVVDRLDSSTIQYLQKGGKVLLSLGRGKVSPEMGGKVGVGFSSIFWNTAWTDNQKPHTLGILCNSDHPALEYFPTENYSNWQWQDAMSHADAVQLDSLPVELKPIVRIIDDWVSNRRLALLLEAKVGEGSIFISGVDLLNDLDNRREACQLKKSIVNYMEGSEFHPAVELSVSQIQSILK; this is encoded by the coding sequence ATGAAATATTTTCAATATCTGTTTTTATTACTCGCCATTTGGTCGTGCAGTTCTGAAACAAAAAATACAATTGATTTAAGTGGAGAATGGCAATTTAAAATGGATTCTCTTGATGTTGCAATTTCTGAAAAATGGTACAATCAGGAATTTGACGAAAGTGTTATACTTCCCGGATCGATGGTTGAGAATGATAAAGGAATGGATATTACTTTACAAACCAAATGGACGGGAGGAGTCAGAAATCCGGAGTGGTATAAAGATCCCAATTATACGCCATATCTCGATCTTGATGCTATTCATTTCCCGTTTTGGTTGCAACCACTGAAAAAATATACAGGAGCAGCCTGGTACCGTAAAACAGTTACAATTCCTGAAGAGTGGAACGGGGAGCCTGTGTTTTTGTCTCTGGAACGTCCACACTGGCAATCGGCTGTTTGGGTAAACGGTTCAAAAGTTGGCTCTCAAAATAGTTTGGGTACACCTCATGTTTATAACATTGGTGAATTTGTTCGAACAGGTGAAAACAGTATTAGCATTTGCATTGATAACCGCACCGATAAAATAGATGTGGGCGAAAATTCACACAGTGTTTCTGATCATACTCAAACAAACTGGAATGGAATAGTAGGGAAAATTGAGTTGGAAAAAAGGAACGAGGTTTATTTTAAACAAGTTGATGTTTTTCCCGATGTTCAGGGTAAGAGTATCAGAATAAAATCAGCAGTTATTAATACTTCTTCGGAAGAAGTAGAAATTACGGTTCCTGTTTACGCCCAGCTAAAAAATACTGATGTAAAAACCGGGAAGGAAACATTTAGGTTTACCGTAACTCCGGGAGAGAACATACTTAGTATGACTTATAAATTGGGAGAAGATGTATTGTTGTGGGATGAATTTAATCCGAATGTGTATCTACTTTCGCTTCAACTTCAATCAAAATCGGGAACGGATGAATTAACTGAGACATTTGGTTTGCGCGATTTCAAAGTTAAGGGAACACGTTTTGCCATTAATGAAAGACCGGTATTTCTGAGAGGAACGCTCGAATGTGCTGCTTTTCCAAAAACCGGTTATCCGCCCACCGAGCCGGAATATTGGGCAAAAATTTATAAAGCGGTGAAGGGACATGGTCTGAATCACGTTCGTTTTCATTCGTGGTGCCCACCTGAAGCGGCCTTTAATGTGGCCGATGAAATGGGTGTTTACCTGCAGGTGGAATGCAGTTCGTGGGCCAATCAGAGTACCCGGCTTGGCAGCGGATTGCCCATTGATCAATACGTTTGGGACGAAAGCAAACAAATTGTAAAAGAATATGGTAACCATCCTTCGTTTGTAATGATGACATACGGAAATGAGCCGGGCGGTCCGGAATATACAAAGTATCTTACTGACTTTGTAAATTATTGGAAAGCGGAAGATGCACGCAGAGTTTATACCGGTGCTGCCGGCTGGCCAGTGTTGGACGTCAACCAATATCACAATTTGCCACAGCCGCGAATTCAGGGATGGGGCGAGGAATTAAACAGTCTGATTAATGCGGAAGCTCCAAAAACCGATTACGACTGGGGTAATAAATTGCCTGGTGATGGCAAACCGGTTGTAAGTCACGAAATTGGCCAGTGGTGCGTGTATCCCAATTTCAAAGAAATTGAAAAATATACTGGTGTACTGAAAGCGAAAAACTTTGAGTTATTCCGCGAAAGTTTGAATGCTCATCACATGGGAGAGTTGGCAGATAGCTTTTTAATGGCTTCGGGAAAATTACAGGCACTTTGTTACAAAGCAGATATTGAAGCAGCCTTACGCACACCCGGTTTTGCAGGCTTTCAGTTGCTGGGATTATATGATTTTCCCGGGCAGGGTACGGCACTTGTTGGTGTGCTCGACGCGTTTTGGGAAGAAAAAGGCTACATTTCACCTGAAGAGTTTAGTGCTTTCTGTAATACAACTGTTCCGCTGGCACGATTGGAGAAACGCATATTTACGGAAGGCGAGACCATGTCGGCTAAAATAGAAGTGGCACATTTTGGAGAAGCACCTTTAATGAATATAAATCCGGAATGGACAATTTCTTCAAAAGGTGAAGTAGTCGCCAATGGAACTTTGGGGCAACGCAATATTGAGATTGGAAATGCGATCTCCTTGGGCAATGTCGTTTATCAGTTTCCGCAAGAAAACAGTCCGCGAAAATTAACCTTATCAGTATCCGTTGGTGATTTTGCCAATTCCTGGGATATTTGGGTATATCCTGAAAATAAAGAAACTAAAAATGATCAGATTAAGGTGGTTGATCGTTTAGATTCTTCCACGATTCAATACCTTCAAAAAGGAGGAAAAGTTCTCTTAAGTCTAGGCAGGGGAAAGGTGTCACCTGAAATGGGAGGAAAAGTTGGTGTTGGTTTCTCCAGTATTTTCTGGAATACTGCCTGGACAGATAATCAGAAGCCTCATACCCTCGGTATTTTATGTAATTCTGATCATCCTGCCCTTGAATACTTCCCAACTGAAAATTATTCAAACTGGCAGTGGCAGGATGCAATGAGTCATGCTGATGCAGTCCAGCTCGATTCTTTGCCGGTTGAGCTGAAACCGATTGTTCGGATCATTGACGACTGGGTGAGCAATCGCCGGTTGGCATTACTGCTTGAAGCTAAAGTTGGAGAAGGAAGTATTTTTATTAGCGGGGTAGATTTGCTTAATGATTTGGATAACAGGCGTGAAGCCTGTCAGTTGAAAAAGAGCATTGTAAATTATATGGAAGGCTCTGAGTTTCATCCGGCAGTCGAACTTAGTGTATCGCAAATTCAATCGATTTTAAAGTAG
- a CDS encoding RagB/SusD family nutrient uptake outer membrane protein → MKKIKISISIIFAILLVLNGCQSESDFFDIKPKGSLGEDVLANEKGINTLLIGAYSMVDGVSGYDFDLNVSSINWVWGDVRAVIANKGTDAGDASGLNPIVRFEEPASNSYVNDKWKVYYDGISRVNAVVTVINKALEAGTITQEQGDLFLNQCRPLRGFFHMELVNNFDMVPYIDENTDHEALTNTEDISDKIIADFQAGTNLPQNMTDIGRWNKTVCQVFYAKALMQFKGDYAAAKTVLADVVANGVKPNGAAIGLALTYGEIFDIVERNGIESVYTVQASVNDGSGGLNGAHGALLNFPYKGGASPGGCCGFFQPSQEYVNSFRTDENGLPLPNFTYNDDPIKNDQGIDAADAFTPDAGNIDPRLDWSVGRRGIPYWDWGPHTGADWIRDQSYAGPYSPKKQVYKKSQEGVYTEVGGWTSGWTANGYRMIRYSEVLLLLAECQIETGELDQALNNINKIRERAANPDGFVKNEDGTPAANYVIGLYTSFANKDAATYALRMERKLELGMEGKRFFDLKRWGIAITETSRALTYEKTMPWGGPHYGSATVGPEDIALPIPQRQIDLSNGMLVQNR, encoded by the coding sequence ATGAAAAAGATTAAAATTTCAATATCAATAATATTTGCCATTCTGCTTGTATTGAATGGCTGCCAAAGCGAATCAGACTTCTTTGATATAAAACCCAAAGGAAGTCTGGGTGAAGACGTTTTAGCAAACGAAAAAGGTATAAATACGCTTCTGATTGGAGCATACTCCATGGTTGATGGAGTATCCGGATATGATTTCGACCTGAACGTTAGCTCCATCAACTGGGTTTGGGGAGATGTTCGCGCGGTGATTGCAAACAAAGGAACAGATGCCGGTGATGCCAGTGGTTTAAATCCAATTGTACGTTTTGAAGAACCTGCAAGCAACAGCTACGTTAACGACAAATGGAAAGTTTATTACGATGGAATATCCAGGGTGAATGCAGTAGTTACTGTAATCAACAAAGCCTTGGAAGCCGGAACAATTACCCAGGAACAAGGTGACCTCTTCCTCAACCAGTGCAGACCATTACGTGGTTTCTTCCACATGGAATTAGTAAATAATTTCGACATGGTTCCATACATTGATGAAAATACCGACCACGAAGCGCTTACTAACACAGAGGATATTTCGGACAAGATAATTGCTGATTTTCAGGCAGGTACAAACTTACCACAAAACATGACTGACATTGGCCGCTGGAACAAAACAGTTTGCCAGGTATTTTATGCAAAAGCATTAATGCAGTTCAAAGGCGATTACGCTGCTGCAAAAACAGTGCTTGCCGATGTGGTTGCCAATGGAGTAAAACCCAATGGGGCAGCAATAGGTTTGGCTCTTACTTATGGTGAAATTTTTGACATTGTTGAACGCAATGGTATTGAATCAGTTTACACCGTGCAAGCTTCTGTAAACGATGGTTCAGGTGGTTTGAACGGCGCGCATGGAGCCTTGTTGAACTTCCCTTACAAAGGGGGTGCTTCCCCGGGTGGTTGCTGCGGATTCTTCCAACCTTCTCAGGAATATGTAAATTCATTCCGTACAGATGAAAACGGATTGCCGCTTCCTAATTTTACTTACAACGACGATCCAATTAAAAACGACCAGGGAATTGATGCTGCTGATGCATTTACTCCTGACGCCGGTAATATCGATCCAAGACTCGACTGGTCAGTTGGTCGTAGAGGAATTCCTTACTGGGACTGGGGCCCACACACAGGTGCCGACTGGATTCGTGACCAATCGTATGCAGGACCTTATAGTCCGAAAAAACAGGTATACAAAAAATCGCAGGAAGGTGTATATACCGAAGTGGGTGGATGGACTTCCGGTTGGACCGCAAACGGTTATCGTATGATCCGTTACTCTGAAGTACTTCTACTTCTTGCCGAGTGTCAGATTGAGACAGGTGAATTGGATCAAGCATTAAACAACATTAATAAAATACGGGAAAGAGCAGCTAATCCGGATGGATTTGTTAAAAATGAAGATGGAACTCCTGCTGCAAACTATGTTATTGGATTGTACACATCATTTGCAAACAAAGATGCTGCAACTTATGCATTACGCATGGAACGTAAACTCGAATTAGGAATGGAAGGAAAACGTTTCTTCGACCTTAAACGTTGGGGTATCGCGATTACAGAAACTTCGCGTGCTTTAACTTACGAAAAAACGATGCCTTGGGGTGGACCTCATTATGGTAGCGCAACCGTGGGGCCGGAAGACATTGCTCTGCCTATTCCACAACGTCAAATCGACCTTAGTAATGGTATGTTGGTACAAAATAGATAA
- a CDS encoding sugar porter family MFS transporter, with amino-acid sequence MNKTVFNNQFIFGITAVSAMGGLLFGYDWVVIGGAKPFYERFFDIATIPHLQGWAMSSALIGCFLGAITSGFLADRFGRKLLLISAAVLFTVSAIGTGAVNNFTLFILFRLIGGLGIGLASAVSPMYIAEISPAHIRGRLVSVNQLTIVIGILAAQVINYLIADNIAANATDADILNSWNGQMGWRWMFWAEVVPAFAFTVMAFFIPESPRFLVKTGETKKAAAILSRIGGEEYALAEEKNIEQTLKTGTKKIAFGDLVHTKVRPVLLIGIVLAAFQQWCGINVIFNYAEEVFVAAGYSVGDMLFNIIITGTVNLIFTLVAMRVVDSLGRRKLMLFGSIGLAVIYFLLGGSYILKLDGIVVLILVLLGIATYAMTLAPITWVVLSEIFPNRIRGAAMAVATTALWIASFLLTYTFPVLNKMFQAGGTFWLYAFICLAGFLFILKKLPETKGKSLEKIEEELAAK; translated from the coding sequence ATGAATAAAACAGTATTCAATAATCAATTCATATTTGGTATTACTGCCGTGTCGGCAATGGGTGGACTTTTGTTCGGATACGACTGGGTGGTAATTGGCGGAGCCAAACCATTTTACGAAAGATTTTTTGACATTGCCACCATTCCGCACCTTCAAGGGTGGGCTATGAGTAGTGCCTTGATCGGGTGTTTTCTGGGAGCCATAACATCCGGATTTTTGGCCGACCGGTTTGGACGAAAGTTGCTGTTGATTAGTGCGGCAGTTCTGTTTACTGTTTCGGCAATTGGTACCGGGGCGGTTAACAATTTTACACTTTTTATATTGTTTCGTTTAATTGGCGGTCTGGGAATTGGATTGGCTTCTGCCGTATCGCCCATGTACATTGCCGAAATATCGCCGGCACACATTCGCGGACGTTTGGTTTCGGTCAACCAGTTAACAATTGTAATTGGTATTCTGGCAGCCCAAGTAATTAATTATCTTATTGCTGATAATATTGCGGCGAATGCTACTGATGCCGATATCCTAAATTCATGGAACGGACAAATGGGCTGGCGTTGGATGTTTTGGGCCGAAGTTGTTCCTGCATTTGCTTTTACAGTAATGGCTTTTTTCATTCCTGAAAGTCCGCGTTTTCTGGTAAAAACCGGAGAAACTAAAAAAGCAGCTGCAATTCTAAGCCGTATAGGAGGGGAAGAGTATGCGCTTGCCGAAGAGAAAAATATAGAACAGACCTTAAAAACAGGTACAAAGAAAATTGCCTTTGGCGACCTTGTTCATACAAAAGTAAGGCCGGTTCTGCTTATCGGAATTGTACTGGCTGCCTTTCAGCAGTGGTGTGGAATAAATGTAATTTTTAATTACGCCGAGGAAGTATTTGTTGCAGCCGGGTATTCGGTTGGCGACATGCTGTTCAATATTATTATAACCGGTACTGTTAACCTGATTTTTACCCTGGTAGCCATGCGCGTAGTTGATAGTTTAGGCCGTCGGAAATTAATGTTGTTCGGTTCCATCGGACTGGCAGTAATTTATTTTTTACTGGGTGGCAGTTACATTTTAAAACTCGATGGAATTGTGGTGCTTATACTTGTTCTGCTTGGAATTGCAACCTATGCAATGACCCTGGCACCGATAACATGGGTGGTATTGTCCGAGATATTTCCAAACAGGATACGAGGCGCGGCAATGGCTGTAGCAACAACAGCACTTTGGATTGCCAGCTTCTTGCTAACCTACACATTTCCTGTTCTAAATAAAATGTTTCAGGCCGGAGGTACCTTCTGGTTGTATGCATTTATTTGCCTGGCCGGATTCCTCTTTATTCTGAAAAAACTGCCCGAAACCAAAGGTAAATCACTCGAAAAAATCGAAGAAGAACTAGCAGCGAAATAA